One part of the Sphingopyxis sp. TUF1 genome encodes these proteins:
- the hflK gene encoding protease modulator HflK, with translation MNDQIEGSTGRRTLRGLRQFFDSISLMANSPWGGGPKGGDDGGKGGGDGKRPGPRNPWVTPDPIDINRGRKPRGPSALDELLRKGRGGFGGGGSGGGGGFDLTDSGRIWKWAVLAVVAVWLFFSSFHIVPPEKEGVVTQLGSYARTVGPGVKLTWPAPIERIRMEDVRAIRTMAIGSPNATDENFVLTRDQSIVDLAYEVRWSVRSPELFFFQLANPEDTIREVAESAMRATVANFDLVQAIGPGRVEIEAQVQRRMQALLDEYRAGVTIQGIAIRQADPPSQVDEAFKEVTAARQEREAAINLARAYQQQVLERARGDTSAFEQIYAQYQLAPEVTRQRLYYETMEAVLSNVDKTIVEARGVTPYLPLNEVQKRLRAPEAATKGGE, from the coding sequence ATGAACGACCAGATTGAAGGCAGCACGGGGCGCCGCACCCTTCGGGGATTGCGGCAATTTTTTGATTCGATCAGCCTGATGGCCAACAGCCCGTGGGGCGGCGGCCCCAAGGGCGGCGACGACGGCGGCAAAGGCGGCGGCGACGGCAAACGCCCCGGCCCGCGCAACCCATGGGTCACGCCCGATCCCATCGACATCAACCGTGGCCGCAAGCCGCGCGGCCCCTCGGCGCTCGACGAGCTGCTGCGCAAGGGGCGCGGGGGCTTCGGCGGCGGTGGCTCGGGCGGTGGCGGAGGCTTCGATCTCACCGATTCGGGGCGAATCTGGAAATGGGCGGTTCTAGCGGTCGTCGCGGTCTGGTTGTTCTTTTCGTCCTTCCACATCGTGCCGCCCGAAAAGGAAGGCGTGGTGACGCAGCTTGGCAGCTACGCGCGTACCGTCGGCCCCGGCGTGAAACTGACTTGGCCCGCGCCGATCGAGCGCATCCGCATGGAGGACGTCCGCGCAATCCGCACGATGGCAATCGGATCGCCCAATGCGACCGACGAGAATTTCGTGCTGACGCGCGACCAGAGCATCGTCGACCTGGCCTATGAGGTCCGCTGGTCGGTGCGCAGCCCGGAACTTTTCTTCTTCCAGCTTGCCAATCCCGAGGACACGATCCGCGAGGTCGCCGAAAGCGCGATGCGCGCCACCGTGGCGAATTTCGACCTCGTGCAGGCGATCGGCCCCGGCCGCGTCGAGATCGAGGCGCAGGTGCAGCGGCGGATGCAGGCGCTGCTCGACGAATATCGCGCCGGCGTGACAATTCAGGGCATCGCGATCCGCCAGGCGGACCCGCCGAGCCAGGTCGATGAGGCGTTCAAGGAAGTCACCGCGGCGCGGCAGGAGCGCGAAGCCGCGATCAACCTGGCCCGCGCCTATCAGCAGCAGGTGCTGGAACGCGCGCGCGGTGACACGTCGGCGTTCGAACAGATCTACGCCCAATATCAGCTGGCGCCCGAAGTGACGCGCCAGCGGCTTTATTATGAAACGATGGAGGCCGTGTTGTCGAACGTCGACAAGACGATTGTCGAAGCGCGCGGGGTGACTCCCTATCTGCCGCTCAACGAAGTGCAGAAACGGCTGCGCGCGCCCGAAGCCGCGACGAAGGGAGGCGAATGA
- a CDS encoding DUF1963 domain-containing protein: MNEVELAALMLAAMFLLGVVVAVAIWRARRSAISSPSVPRAARTPRESRMPKLPRKAPAIADVEIAPSRLARVSGKAPLEPPRDLMPDDSFEPDLPVDVMPEPAAIEAALETMATEVETAAAKDIDEQAAALTLHLVPQIPPRDAISTHSWLGGRPRLATGAAWPQIDDLPADFLAQIGCADLPRDLWGGLGPRHGALAFFIHRHRPEVRVLHVGEPGAPLAPPYALNLGEGWFGPYGDLADGDLASFAVRAFPQWPVDLVDANAADASSGLRDAGDADDLDALGYDIADPAFHPFDWGSLTAMAAILESRLGQLVTDPPADDDPASAALIERCAAINQEARERADEIIGIIHESAVRGAFSAGDATAVMAALHAIRWAALIPRTNPDGAQTFELSTLSLTEHRADADLWVRDYRTMLFDRAKHAWCADPANLSAPARAYFEPFWQGLAAREMASVGGERDGELILLALPSSGLMSRRFGDGQTLLVTMARADLAIGDFAKARAQLVR; this comes from the coding sequence ATGAACGAGGTCGAACTGGCCGCCTTGATGCTGGCAGCTATGTTCCTGCTGGGTGTCGTGGTCGCCGTTGCGATCTGGCGCGCGCGCCGCTCTGCCATATCGTCGCCGAGCGTGCCGCGCGCCGCGCGGACGCCGCGCGAAAGCCGGATGCCCAAATTGCCGCGCAAGGCTCCAGCGATCGCCGATGTCGAAATCGCTCCGTCGCGGCTTGCGCGGGTCAGTGGAAAGGCGCCGCTCGAACCGCCGCGCGACCTGATGCCCGACGATTCGTTCGAACCCGATCTTCCGGTCGACGTCATGCCCGAACCCGCCGCCATCGAAGCGGCCCTGGAAACGATGGCGACAGAGGTCGAAACAGCCGCCGCGAAGGACATCGATGAGCAGGCCGCAGCGCTCACGCTGCATCTCGTTCCGCAGATCCCGCCGCGCGACGCCATTTCGACGCACAGCTGGCTCGGCGGACGCCCGCGCCTGGCGACGGGCGCCGCATGGCCACAGATCGACGACCTGCCCGCCGATTTCCTCGCCCAGATCGGCTGCGCCGACCTGCCGCGCGACCTGTGGGGCGGATTGGGGCCGCGCCACGGCGCGCTCGCCTTCTTCATCCATCGCCACCGGCCCGAGGTGCGCGTGCTCCATGTCGGCGAACCCGGGGCACCGCTCGCGCCGCCCTATGCGCTCAACCTTGGCGAGGGGTGGTTCGGCCCTTACGGCGATCTGGCCGACGGCGACCTTGCGTCCTTTGCCGTGCGTGCCTTTCCGCAATGGCCCGTCGATCTGGTCGACGCGAATGCCGCCGACGCCAGCTCCGGCTTGCGCGATGCCGGAGATGCCGACGATCTCGATGCGCTCGGCTACGACATAGCCGATCCGGCCTTCCATCCCTTCGACTGGGGCAGTCTGACCGCGATGGCGGCAATCCTCGAATCGCGGCTGGGTCAGCTCGTCACCGATCCCCCCGCCGATGACGATCCGGCATCGGCAGCGCTGATCGAACGCTGCGCGGCGATCAATCAGGAGGCGCGCGAACGCGCCGACGAAATCATCGGCATCATCCACGAGAGCGCGGTGCGGGGCGCCTTCTCGGCCGGAGATGCGACCGCGGTGATGGCGGCGCTTCACGCGATCCGCTGGGCGGCGCTCATTCCCAGGACGAACCCCGATGGCGCACAGACCTTCGAGCTTTCGACGTTATCGCTGACAGAGCACCGCGCCGACGCCGACCTCTGGGTGCGCGACTACCGGACGATGCTCTTTGACCGCGCGAAACATGCCTGGTGCGCCGATCCCGCCAATCTGTCAGCACCCGCCCGCGCATATTTCGAGCCGTTCTGGCAGGGCCTCGCCGCGCGTGAGATGGCAAGTGTGGGCGGCGAGCGCGACGGCGAACTCATCCTCCTCGCGTTGCCGTCGAGCGGGTTGATGAGTCGCCGTTTCGGCGACGGGCAGACGCTGCTTGTCACGATGGCCAGGGCCGACCTCGCGATCGGCGACTTCGCAAAAGCGCGGGCACAGCTAGTTCGCTGA
- a CDS encoding Mrp/NBP35 family ATP-binding protein: MTDTTPLAGIAADLSGGRTSGLRFLDDTGTLAIVLDVTGLAAEDRKPLEDKLRAGLLEQPGVRKVRVAMTAEKKAMTIIAVGSGKGGVGKSTLAANLAVALRGQGVKVGLVDADIYGPSQPRLMDSEHVKPEARGSKLAPVPNAYGVPMLSTGQIAQPGQAIAWRGPMAGRALEQLVDASWGDIDTLVVDLPPGTGDVQLTMIQKHKPAGAVIVSTPQDLALMDATRAVSLFQQADVPIIGLVENMAGYACPHCGEVSDPFGSGGAEAAAKTMGLDFLGRVPLSMGIRLASDGGVPPAAGTDPAGEPFHAIAAKVAEWLDARKGK; encoded by the coding sequence ATGACCGATACCACCCCCCTCGCCGGCATCGCCGCCGATCTCAGCGGCGGCCGCACCTCGGGCCTTCGCTTCCTCGACGACACGGGCACGCTCGCGATCGTCCTCGACGTGACCGGGCTCGCTGCCGAAGATCGCAAACCCCTGGAAGACAAGCTGCGCGCGGGCCTGCTCGAACAGCCCGGCGTGCGCAAAGTGCGCGTCGCGATGACCGCGGAGAAAAAGGCGATGACGATCATCGCGGTCGGCAGTGGTAAGGGCGGCGTCGGAAAATCGACGCTCGCCGCCAATCTCGCGGTCGCGCTCCGGGGGCAGGGTGTGAAGGTGGGCCTGGTCGACGCCGACATCTATGGTCCGTCGCAGCCCCGCCTGATGGACAGCGAACATGTGAAACCCGAAGCGCGTGGATCGAAACTCGCCCCCGTGCCCAATGCCTATGGCGTACCGATGCTCTCGACCGGCCAGATCGCCCAGCCGGGTCAGGCAATCGCATGGCGCGGCCCGATGGCGGGGCGCGCGCTCGAACAGCTGGTCGATGCCAGCTGGGGCGATATCGACACGCTCGTCGTCGATCTGCCGCCCGGCACCGGCGACGTCCAGCTGACGATGATCCAGAAGCATAAACCGGCGGGCGCAGTCATCGTCTCGACCCCGCAGGACTTGGCGCTGATGGACGCGACGCGCGCGGTCAGCCTGTTTCAGCAGGCCGACGTGCCGATCATCGGGCTGGTCGAAAATATGGCGGGATACGCCTGCCCGCATTGCGGCGAGGTCAGCGACCCGTTCGGTAGCGGCGGCGCCGAGGCGGCGGCCAAGACGATGGGCCTCGATTTTCTCGGCCGCGTGCCGCTGTCGATGGGCATCCGCCTGGCGAGCGACGGCGGCGTCCCGCCCGCGGCGGGAACCGATCCCGCGGGCGAACCATTTCACGCGATAGCGGCGAAGGTCGCCGAATGGCTGGATGCACGAAAGGGCAAATGA
- the hemH gene encoding ferrochelatase, which produces MTLPPDHPPVVAPRVGVLLVNLGTPDAPDPPSVRRYLGQFLSDRRVVEIPPILWQPILRGIILTTRPKKSAHAYAQVWTEEGSPLAAITRAQTAALQAALGDGIDVAYAMRYGEPAIGRAIDALTAAGCRRILLAPLYPQYCAATTATVVDAAADHLKTLRWQPALRFLPPYHDDPAYLGALKTSVAAGLAALDFAPDVLLASFHGMPERTLHLGDPYHCQCRKTARLLSEALGRPVEVAFQSRFGRAKWLEPATDIQLEAFAKARKSVAIFAPGFSADCLETLEELAIRGREQFEAAGGKQFAYLPCLNADAPGMTMLEALVRRELAGWI; this is translated from the coding sequence ATGACCCTGCCCCCCGATCATCCGCCCGTCGTCGCGCCGCGCGTCGGCGTCCTGCTCGTCAACCTCGGCACCCCCGACGCGCCCGATCCGCCGTCGGTGCGCCGCTATCTGGGGCAATTCCTGTCCGACCGGCGCGTCGTCGAAATTCCGCCAATCCTGTGGCAGCCCATCCTGCGCGGCATCATCCTGACGACGCGGCCGAAAAAATCGGCGCATGCCTATGCCCAGGTATGGACCGAGGAGGGCTCGCCGCTCGCCGCGATCACCCGCGCGCAGACGGCGGCGCTGCAAGCCGCGCTCGGCGACGGCATCGACGTCGCTTATGCAATGCGTTACGGCGAACCCGCGATCGGCCGCGCGATCGACGCGCTGACCGCGGCGGGATGCCGCCGCATCCTCCTTGCCCCGCTCTATCCGCAATATTGCGCCGCGACGACCGCGACCGTCGTCGATGCCGCCGCCGACCATCTGAAGACGCTGCGCTGGCAGCCAGCGCTGCGGTTCCTGCCGCCCTATCATGACGACCCCGCCTATTTGGGCGCGCTCAAAACCTCGGTCGCGGCGGGGCTCGCCGCGCTCGATTTCGCCCCCGACGTGCTGCTCGCCAGCTTTCACGGAATGCCCGAGCGCACGCTGCACCTCGGCGATCCCTATCATTGCCAGTGCCGAAAGACTGCGCGCCTGCTGTCCGAAGCCCTCGGCCGGCCGGTCGAGGTCGCCTTCCAGTCGCGCTTCGGCCGCGCCAAATGGCTCGAACCCGCGACCGATATCCAGCTCGAAGCCTTTGCGAAGGCGAGGAAAAGCGTCGCCATCTTCGCCCCCGGCTTTTCCGCCGATTGCCTCGAAACGCTCGAAGAGCTGGCGATCCGCGGCAGGGAACAATTCGAAGCGGCGGGGGGCAAGCAATTCGCCTACCTCCCCTGCCTCAACGCCGACGCGCCCGGCATGACGATGCTGGAGGCGCTCGTGCGCCGTGAGCTTGCGGGCTGGATCTGA
- a CDS encoding xanthine dehydrogenase family protein molybdopterin-binding subunit: MAGIRDTVGKRKSRLPHVSRRQMLVGATAAGGLAIAWGLWPRDYQPNLTAAPGEHIFNAFLKIGDDGHISAIVPQCEMGQGVTTLLPQIMADELGADWRTMAVESAPISPLYANTLLVDEDSAVFTPRAGIPDFVSDVRSWARREWAVRNAVMLTANSSSVRMFEGPCRAAAAQARALLMMAAADRWDADWQDCDTQDGFVLLGQKRLRFAEVAAAAATFEPPAEPVYRASAADPLYGKELTRLDLPAKIDGSANYAADIRLPDMVFAAIRQGPLGATRLKGIDRKTGMASPGLLHVVTHDRWVAAVARNWWAANRALDRLAPVFETEGTPISTDRIDTALKAALKADGYRIHSEGDVADAMEDRAKVAAEYAVAPALHAPIETRSATAAPDGRGLRIWVATQAPTQCRNAVARATGLSAADVTLFPMMAGGSFDACLDHSVAVQAAIIALEIKRPVQLAWSRAEEIMRLPPRAPARARLTATLNAAGGVDALVTRIAVPATNHEVRARLFDNLPADVAQRAAAGRADAAAVEGAATRYAIPHRAVDHCPAEIGLPTGRWRGNADSYTAFFTECFVDELAVRAGSDPLSYRMAMLGDAPLLARCLLTATSLGGWEGGLSGSAQGLACHSMRGSHIALMATARQSDRGLQVEQLVAVVDAGRLVNPAIARQQIEGGLIFGLAAAVGATTDYKGGLATARKLGQLGLPRLSQTPEILVEFVDSDREPGGIGEIAVPVVAPAIANAMFAATGRRIRRIPLSAQPL, encoded by the coding sequence ATGGCGGGCATTCGCGACACGGTTGGAAAGCGCAAATCGCGGCTGCCGCATGTCAGCCGCCGCCAGATGCTCGTCGGCGCGACCGCCGCGGGTGGGCTCGCAATCGCATGGGGCCTGTGGCCGCGCGATTACCAGCCGAACCTGACCGCCGCGCCCGGCGAACATATCTTCAACGCCTTTCTGAAAATCGGCGACGACGGGCATATCAGCGCGATCGTCCCGCAATGCGAAATGGGTCAGGGCGTCACGACCTTGCTGCCACAGATCATGGCCGACGAACTCGGCGCCGACTGGCGCACGATGGCGGTCGAAAGCGCGCCGATCAGCCCGCTCTATGCCAATACGCTGCTGGTCGACGAGGATAGCGCCGTCTTTACCCCGCGCGCCGGCATCCCCGATTTCGTGTCCGATGTGCGCAGCTGGGCGCGCCGCGAATGGGCGGTGCGCAACGCCGTGATGCTGACCGCCAATTCCTCGTCGGTGCGCATGTTCGAGGGACCGTGCCGCGCCGCCGCGGCGCAGGCGCGCGCATTGCTGATGATGGCCGCCGCCGATCGCTGGGACGCCGACTGGCAGGATTGCGACACGCAGGACGGCTTCGTCCTTCTTGGCCAAAAGCGGCTGCGCTTTGCGGAGGTTGCGGCCGCCGCCGCGACGTTCGAGCCGCCCGCCGAGCCCGTCTACCGCGCTTCGGCCGCCGATCCGCTTTATGGCAAGGAACTGACGCGGCTCGACCTTCCCGCCAAGATCGACGGGTCGGCCAATTATGCCGCCGACATCCGCCTGCCCGACATGGTATTCGCCGCCATTCGTCAAGGCCCGCTCGGCGCGACACGGCTCAAGGGCATCGACCGCAAGACGGGGATGGCCTCGCCCGGCCTGCTCCATGTCGTCACCCACGACCGCTGGGTCGCAGCGGTCGCGCGCAACTGGTGGGCGGCGAACCGCGCGCTCGACCGTTTGGCGCCGGTGTTCGAAACCGAGGGCACGCCAATATCGACCGACCGCATCGACACGGCGCTGAAGGCGGCGCTCAAGGCCGACGGCTATCGCATCCACAGCGAAGGCGACGTCGCCGATGCGATGGAGGACCGGGCAAAGGTCGCCGCCGAATATGCCGTCGCCCCCGCGCTCCACGCCCCCATCGAGACGCGCAGCGCGACCGCGGCGCCCGATGGCCGCGGGCTGCGCATTTGGGTCGCGACGCAGGCGCCGACGCAGTGCCGCAACGCCGTCGCGCGCGCGACCGGGCTGTCCGCCGCGGACGTCACCCTGTTCCCGATGATGGCGGGCGGCTCGTTCGACGCCTGCCTCGATCACAGCGTCGCGGTGCAGGCGGCTATCATCGCGCTCGAAATCAAACGCCCGGTCCAGCTCGCCTGGTCGCGCGCCGAAGAGATCATGCGCCTGCCCCCGCGCGCACCCGCGCGCGCCAGGCTGACCGCGACGCTCAACGCCGCGGGCGGGGTCGACGCGCTGGTGACGCGAATCGCGGTCCCCGCGACCAACCATGAAGTACGCGCACGGCTGTTCGACAACCTCCCCGCCGACGTCGCGCAGCGCGCCGCCGCGGGCCGCGCCGATGCCGCCGCGGTCGAGGGCGCGGCGACGCGCTACGCCATCCCGCACCGGGCGGTCGACCATTGCCCCGCCGAAATCGGTCTGCCGACGGGACGCTGGCGCGGCAACGCCGACAGCTACACCGCCTTTTTCACCGAATGTTTCGTCGACGAACTGGCGGTGCGCGCAGGGTCGGACCCGCTGTCCTATCGCATGGCGATGCTCGGCGATGCGCCGCTGCTCGCGCGCTGCCTGCTCACCGCGACCAGCCTCGGCGGCTGGGAAGGCGGCTTGTCGGGCAGCGCGCAAGGCCTCGCGTGCCACTCGATGCGCGGCAGCCACATCGCGCTGATGGCGACCGCGCGGCAGAGCGACCGCGGATTGCAAGTCGAACAGCTGGTCGCGGTCGTCGATGCCGGGCGACTCGTCAATCCGGCGATCGCGCGGCAGCAGATCGAGGGTGGGTTGATCTTCGGCCTCGCCGCCGCGGTCGGCGCGACCACCGATTATAAAGGCGGCCTCGCAACCGCGCGCAAGCTCGGCCAGCTTGGCCTCCCGCGCCTCTCGCAGACGCCCGAAATCCTCGTCGAATTTGTCGACAGCGACCGCGAACCCGGCGGGATCGGCGAAATTGCCGTGCCCGTCGTCGCGCCGGCGATCGCCAATGCGATGTTCGCCGCGACCGGCCGCCGTATCCGCCGCATCCCGCTGTCGGCGCAACCTTTATGA
- a CDS encoding ATP-grasp domain-containing protein, with the protein MPYQPRVAILVPAPDYEENWQPAFARKAAALTAAGLLVEPRVWTDPGDLAAHELILPLFAWGYQRDVARWYDLLDRIEAEALRVANPLRVLRWNSDKAYLTDMAEKGVAVVPTVDVAALDAAALADARKALGVEEVVIKPAISGGADGTHRIAADGSIPDDAMGQRRLVQPLMPGILTEGEFSLFFFGGRFSHAIVKRPAAGDFRVQEQFGGRETAWEASDAARTLAAMALAAAPVPPVYARVDMVGDAAGRLHVMELELIEPSLFLHHAPDKGAAFAQAVYAAV; encoded by the coding sequence ATGCCCTATCAGCCCCGCGTCGCGATCCTTGTTCCGGCGCCCGACTATGAGGAGAATTGGCAGCCCGCCTTTGCGCGCAAGGCGGCGGCGCTGACCGCGGCGGGGCTGCTCGTCGAGCCGCGCGTCTGGACCGATCCGGGCGACCTTGCGGCGCATGAGCTGATCCTGCCGCTCTTTGCCTGGGGTTATCAGCGCGACGTTGCGCGCTGGTACGATCTGCTCGACCGGATCGAGGCCGAAGCGTTGCGCGTCGCCAATCCGCTGCGGGTGCTGCGCTGGAACAGCGACAAGGCCTATCTCACCGATATGGCAGAAAAGGGCGTTGCGGTGGTGCCGACGGTCGACGTGGCGGCGCTCGATGCCGCGGCGCTGGCCGATGCGCGCAAGGCGCTTGGCGTCGAGGAGGTCGTGATCAAGCCTGCGATTTCGGGCGGTGCTGATGGCACGCACCGCATCGCGGCGGATGGGTCGATTCCCGACGACGCGATGGGGCAGCGCCGCCTCGTCCAACCCTTGATGCCCGGGATCCTGACCGAGGGTGAATTTTCGCTGTTCTTCTTTGGCGGACGCTTCAGCCACGCGATCGTGAAGCGTCCCGCGGCGGGCGACTTTCGCGTGCAGGAACAGTTCGGCGGGCGCGAAACGGCGTGGGAGGCGAGCGATGCGGCGCGCACGCTGGCGGCAATGGCGCTTGCGGCGGCGCCGGTCCCCCCGGTGTATGCGCGCGTCGATATGGTCGGCGACGCGGCGGGGCGCCTGCATGTGATGGAGCTAGAACTGATCGAGCCGTCGCTGTTTCTGCATCACGCGCCCGACAAGGGGGCCGCGTTTGCGCAGGCGGTTTACGCTGCGGTCTGA
- a CDS encoding ribbon-helix-helix domain-containing protein: protein MADQPLHPPVKRSVTIAGHPTSISLEPVFWAALETEAVQMRLPVNALVAQIDVERMDADDPPNLTSAIRQWLWHRRSDQTAA, encoded by the coding sequence ATGGCGGACCAACCTCTCCACCCCCCGGTCAAACGCTCGGTCACCATCGCCGGCCACCCGACCTCGATCAGCCTCGAACCCGTGTTCTGGGCTGCGCTCGAAACCGAGGCCGTGCAGATGAGGCTCCCCGTCAACGCCCTCGTCGCGCAGATCGATGTCGAGCGCATGGACGCCGACGATCCGCCGAACCTCACCTCGGCGATCCGGCAATGGCTGTGGCATCGCCGCAGCGATCAGACCGCAGCGTAA
- the hflC gene encoding protease modulator HflC: MFGSLFSNPVRLLVGVVAVLVLLSMTVSIVPEDRQAVVLRVGEVYGTKNAYKQGEQFGRSGAGLLFTMPFADSVQLIDKRILGVNMERQQVLSTDQQRLQVDAFARFRITNPVRMYTAIRTEERLQQQLATILGSSLRNELGKRTFATLLSAERGAVMDNIQVALNREAQKYGAEIIDVRIKRADLPEGATLEAAYNRMRTARQQEAISIRAEGQKEAQIIRGSADGEAARIYAASFGKDPEFYDFYRAMQSYRQTFLGENNEGGTSIILSPDNEYLKRFSGG; this comes from the coding sequence ATGTTTGGTTCGCTTTTCAGCAATCCGGTGCGTCTGCTCGTCGGTGTCGTTGCGGTTCTTGTTCTGCTTTCGATGACGGTTTCGATCGTGCCCGAGGACCGCCAGGCGGTCGTGCTCCGCGTGGGCGAGGTCTATGGCACCAAAAACGCGTATAAGCAGGGCGAACAATTCGGCCGGTCGGGTGCGGGGCTGCTCTTCACCATGCCCTTCGCCGATTCGGTGCAGCTGATCGACAAGCGCATCCTGGGCGTGAACATGGAGCGGCAGCAGGTCCTGTCGACCGACCAGCAGCGTCTGCAGGTCGATGCTTTCGCGCGCTTCCGCATCACCAATCCGGTGCGCATGTACACGGCGATCCGCACCGAGGAGCGGTTGCAGCAGCAGCTCGCGACGATCCTCGGTTCGTCGCTGCGCAACGAACTGGGCAAGCGTACCTTCGCCACCCTTCTGTCGGCCGAACGCGGCGCGGTGATGGACAATATTCAGGTCGCGCTCAATCGCGAGGCGCAGAAATATGGCGCCGAGATCATCGACGTCAGGATCAAGCGCGCCGACCTGCCCGAAGGCGCAACGCTGGAGGCAGCGTACAACCGGATGCGCACCGCGCGGCAGCAGGAAGCGATTTCGATTCGTGCCGAGGGACAGAAGGAAGCGCAGATCATCCGTGGCAGCGCCGACGGTGAAGCGGCGCGCATCTATGCCGCCAGCTTCGGCAAGGATCCTGAATTCTATGATTTCTACCGCGCGATGCAGAGCTATCGGCAGACGTTCCTCGGCGAGAATAACGAGGGCGGGACGTCAATCATCCTGTCGCCCGACAATGAATATCTGAAACGCTTCAGCGGCGGTTGA
- a CDS encoding CoA-binding protein, producing MAINDEGEIRELLGQPRRIAVVGASPNPARPSNGVLAFLIAQGHNVIAVNPGHAGKTIHGAPVVATLADVEPPAEIVDIFRNSEDAGSAVDEAIVHGAKAVWMQLGVVNETAAKRADAAGLTVVMDRCPKIEIPRLGLLK from the coding sequence ATGGCGATCAACGACGAAGGCGAGATCCGTGAGCTTCTGGGCCAGCCGCGCCGTATCGCGGTGGTCGGCGCCTCGCCCAACCCCGCGCGTCCCTCGAACGGCGTGCTCGCCTTCCTGATCGCGCAGGGTCACAATGTGATCGCGGTCAACCCCGGCCACGCGGGCAAGACGATCCACGGTGCGCCGGTCGTCGCGACGCTCGCCGATGTCGAGCCGCCCGCCGAAATCGTCGACATCTTCCGCAACAGCGAAGACGCCGGCTCCGCGGTCGACGAAGCGATCGTCCATGGCGCAAAGGCCGTGTGGATGCAGCTCGGCGTCGTCAACGAAACCGCGGCGAAGCGCGCCGACGCCGCCGGTCTGACGGTCGTCATGGACCGCTGTCCCAAGATCGAGATTCCGCGGCTCGGCCTGTTGAAATGA
- the phbB gene encoding acetoacetyl-CoA reductase, translated as MARVAIVTGGSRGIGEAISLKLQEQGVTVVANYAGNDEKARAFTERTGIKTYKWDVGDHQACLDGCAQVAAEVGPIDIVVNNAGITRDGTLARMSYDDWDDVMRINLGGCFNMAKACFPGMVERGWGRIVNIGSINGQAGQYGQVNYAAAKSGIHGFTKALAQEGAKKGVTVNAIAPGYIDTDMVAAVPPQVLEKIVAKIPVGRLGQADEIARGVAFLCSEDAGFVTGSTMSINGGQHMY; from the coding sequence ATGGCACGCGTAGCAATCGTCACCGGCGGCAGCCGCGGGATCGGCGAAGCGATTTCGCTGAAGCTTCAGGAACAGGGCGTCACCGTCGTCGCCAACTATGCCGGCAATGACGAAAAGGCGCGCGCCTTTACCGAACGCACCGGGATCAAAACCTATAAATGGGACGTGGGCGACCATCAGGCGTGCCTCGACGGCTGCGCGCAGGTCGCGGCCGAGGTCGGCCCGATCGACATCGTCGTCAACAACGCCGGCATCACCCGCGACGGCACCCTCGCGCGGATGAGCTATGACGATTGGGACGATGTGATGCGCATCAATCTCGGCGGCTGTTTCAACATGGCGAAGGCTTGCTTTCCCGGCATGGTCGAGCGCGGCTGGGGCCGCATCGTCAACATTGGTTCGATCAATGGGCAGGCGGGCCAGTACGGCCAGGTCAATTATGCCGCCGCCAAATCGGGTATCCACGGCTTCACCAAGGCGCTGGCGCAGGAAGGCGCGAAAAAGGGCGTGACCGTCAACGCGATCGCGCCGGGCTATATCGATACCGACATGGTCGCCGCGGTGCCGCCGCAGGTGCTCGAAAAGATCGTCGCGAAGATTCCCGTTGGCCGCTTGGGGCAAGCCGACGAAATCGCGCGTGGCGTCGCGTTTCTGTGCAGCGAGGATGCGGGGTTTGTGACCGGGTCGACGATGAGCATCAACGGCGGCCAACACATGTATTGA